Within Streptomyces roseirectus, the genomic segment TGGAGAAGGCCGGGTTCCAGCAGCTCGCCGAGACCGAGGCGTGGGACGGCACGAGCGGCGGCAAGTACGTGCTGCGCGGCGGCGCGATCGTCGCCTGGTACGTCCCCGAGGGGGCCGGCGCGCACACGCCGTTCCGGATCGTCGGCGCGCACACGGACTCGCCGAACCTGCGGGTGAAGCCGCTGCCGGACCTCGGGGCGCACGGGTGGCGGCAGGTCGCCGTCGAGATCTACGGCGGGCCGCTGCTGAACTCGTGGCTGGACCGCGACCTCGGGATCGCGGGGCGGCTGACGCTGCGGGACGGGTCGACGCGGCTCGTGAACGTGGGCCGTCCGCTGCTGCGGGTGCCCCAACTCGCCATCCACCTCGACCGATCGGTCAGCGCGGACGGCCTGAAGCTGGACAAGCAGCGCCACTTGCAGCCGGTGTGGGGCCTCGGGGACACCCACGAAGGGGACTTGATCGCCTTCCTGGAGGAGGAAGCGGGGCTCGTGCCGGGCGAGGTCACCGGCTGGGACCTGATGACACACGCCGTCGAGGCGCCCGCCTACCTCGGCCGGGACGAGGAACTGCTCGCCGGTCCCCGCATGGACAACCTGCTCTCCGTGCACGCCGCGACCGCCGCGCTCGCCGCCGTCGCCACCCACGTCGGTGACGAACTCCCCTACGTCCCCGTCTTCGTGGCGTTCGACCACGAGGAGAACGGCTCCCAGTCGGACACCGGCGCGGACGGCCCGCTGCTCGGCGGTGTCCTGGAGCGCTCGGTGTTCGCGCGCGGCGGGACGTACGAGGACCGCGCCCGCGCGTTCGCCGGGACCGTCTGCCTCTCCTCCGACACCGGGCACGCCGTCCACCCCAACTACGCCGAGCGGCACGACCCGACGCACCACCCCCGCGTCAACGGCGGGCCGATCCTCAAGGTGAACGTCAACAACCGCTACGCCACGGACGGTTCGGGGCGCGCGGTGTTCGCCGCGGCCTGCGAGAAGGCCGACGTGCCGTTCCAGTCGTTCGTCTCCAACAACTCGATGCCGTGCGGCACGACCATCGGGCCGATCACCGCCGCCCGGCACGGCATCCAGACCGTCGACATCGGCGCGGCGATCCTCTCCATGCACAGCGTCCGCGAACTCTGCGGCGCCGACGACCCGTTCCTCCTCGCGAACGCGCTGGCCGCGTTCCTGGAAGGCTGAGCGAGAACGCCGAGTGTTACCTGAGGGGTGGCTCCGAGGTACGTCGTACCGGGGAGCCACCCCTCACGTATCTCCCCCTCAAGGTCCCCCTACTGCTCCCGGCACGCCCTCGCCGCGTCCCTGAACCACAGCGCGCTCGCCTTCGGCGTCCTGCGCTGCGTCTCGTAGTCCACGTGCACCAGCCCGAACCGCTTCTCGTACCCGTACGCCCACTCGAAGTTGTCCATCAACGACCAGCAGAAATACCCCCGCACGTCGACGCCGGCCGCCCGCGCGTCGCCGATCGCGGCGAGGTGGTCGGCGAGATACGCGGTGCGCTCGGTGTCCAGAATTCGCCCTGTTCCGTCGACAGGTGAACCGCTGTCGTCAAAGGCGGCACCGTTCTCGGTGATGTAGAACGGCACTCCGGGGTACTCCCGGCCGAGCCGGGTCAGGAGGGCCGTCAGCCCTTCCGGATAGATCTCCCAGGGCATCGCGGTGGACGGCCGGTCGGTCTGCGGGACGCCCTCGTACCCGTGCGGTTCGTCGCTCGCGCGAACCACGTCCCGGAAGTAGTAGTTCACCCCGAGGAAGTCCAGCGGCTGCGCGATGGTCTTCAAGTCCCCTTCCTGAACCGGAAGTTGAGCCTCCTCCCGGGCCAAGTCCGTGAGCAGGTCGGCCGGGTAGCGGCCGAGCAGCACCGGGTCCAGGTACAGCCGTGCCCCGACCGCGTCCGCGCGCCGGGCCGCCTCGACGTCCTCGGGCGCGTCCGAAGCGGGGTGCGCCAGCACGGGGTTGAGGGTGATGCCGACCTGCGCGTCCGGCACCGCCGCGCGCACCTGCTCGACGGCGAGACCGTGGCCGAGCAGCAGGTGGTGGGCGGCCTTGGTGAAGTCCGGGAAGCTGGTGCGGCCGGGCGCGTGGGTACCGAAGTAGTAGCCCAACATGGCCGAGCAGAAAGGCTCGTTGAGGGTGATCCAGTGCTTCACGCGGTCACCCAGCGCCCCCGCGACCATCCCCGCGTACTCGGCGAACCGGTACGCCGTCTCCCGCTCGGGCCAGCCGCCCGCGTCCTCCAGCCCCTGCGGCAGGTCCCAGTGGTAGAGCGTCGCCCACGGCGTGATGCCCTTGGCCAGCAGCTCGTCCACCAGCCGGTCGTAGAAGGCGACGCCCGCCGCGTTCACCGGTCCGCTCCCGCCGGGCTGGATCCGGGGCCAGGCGACGGAGAACCGGTAGGCGTCCAGGCCGAGTTGGGACAGCAGAGCCACGTCCTCGGGCACCCGGTGGTAGTGGTCGCAGGCCACGTCCCCGGTGTCGCCCGCGGCGACCTTGCCGGGGGTGTGACTGAAGGTGTCCCAGACGGACGGCAGGCGCCCGTCCTCGGCGACGGCTCCCTCGATCTGGTACGCGGCCGTCGCCGCCCCCCAGACGAAGTCGGCCGGCAGCCCTCGCACCGCCTCGCTCCCGACGGGCTCCGCGCTCGTAGCGGTCATCCGTTCCGCCTCCCTGTCGGCGGTACGACGTACGGCGTAGACGGCTTCCGCTTACGGCGTCCGTCCCTCTGAAGTCGTACCGCATACGACGTACGCACCCCCTCATGGGAGCGCTCCCAAGCAGGCTTGCCCAATCCCTGACCCCTGTCAAGCGCCGCAGGTTTCCGGACAATCGCGCACGTCCGCCGGGGAGGCGGCGGTAATCGGTTGACAGGATCGGACCGCCCCGGGGAGGGTCATGGAAGGGATTTGGGAGCGCTCCCATGTGGCCCGTTCTGCCTCTCGATTCCGCTCACTACCTCCCACGGGCAATCACGAACAACCACGACCGATCACGCACGTCCGATCCACCCTTCGGCCATCGCAACCGAAAGTGACCGCACGTATGCCTGACCGCAACTCCGCACCGTCCGGAACATCCCTGGGAACACCTTTTGTGGAGCGCAATCTCGACCTGGTGGGCAAGCTCTACCAGCGTTCGATCCATCCATCGGTCCGCCAGGTCGCCTCGGGGAAACGGCTCTCGTCACCCCTCGTGGTCGACCTCGACCCGACCACCGTGTGCGATCTGGCCTGCCCCGAGTGCATCAGCTCGCAGGTGTTGCACCATGGACAGATCGGGCAGGACCGCATCGTCAAGCTCGCGCACGAGCTGGCCGAATCCGACGTCCGCGCGGTGATCCTCATCGGCGGCGGGGAGCCGCTGCTGCACCGGGCCATCGGGCAGATCATCGAGGTGCTGCACGAGGCCGGGATCAAGCTCGGGCTCGTCACCAACGGCACCCAGATCAACCGCCACCTCGACCGGCTCGCCGAATGCCTGTCGTGGGTGCGGGTCTCGATCGACGCCGGCAGCGCGGACACGTACCAGCTGTTCCGGCCGAGCCGGGGCAAGCGCAGCGCGTTCCCCCAAGTCATCGAGAACATGCGGCAGTTGGCCGAGCGGAAGCGGGGGCGGCTCGGCTATTCGTTCCTCCTCATGCAGCGGTTCGACGACGACGGGAAGGTCACCGAGTCCAACTACGACGAGGTGTACCGGGCCGGCGTCCTCGCCCGGGAGATCGGCTGCGACTACTTCGAGGTCAAGGCGATGCTGGACATGGACCACTACACGGTCAACCAGCGCGCGGAGGACGTCGAGGCGGTCGAGGACCAGATCAAGCGGCTGCGGGAGCTGGAGAGCGACACCTTCCACGTCCTGCACTCGTCCAACTGGCAGGCCGTGCGGCGCGATACGGATCCCGTACAACCCAAGGACTACCACCACTGCTCGATCGCCGAGCTGCGGACCACGGTCACCCCTACGGGGGTCTTCGTCTGCCCCTACCACCGGGGTAACCCCAAGGGTCGGATCGGGGACATCTCGCAGACCGGGTTCGCCGAGCTGTGGGCGTCCGCCGACACCTCCGTCATCGACCCGAGCCAGGACTGCCAGTTCGTGTGCGCGCGGCACGGCTCGAACCTGGAGATCGCCCACATCGGGCGGCGGCCCGCATCCGAGGGGGACGGACCGGACGGGCTGATCGACGACTTCGACCCGTTCATCTGACGTCGGCTCCCGCACGTCCGCCCTCGCCTTCGCGCGCGACACCCCCACCCCCGAACCACCGAGGCCAGGAGTCCCCTACATGCGTCTAGCCGTGATCGGAGCCGGTCCCGCGGGGCTGACCTGCGTCAAGCAGGCCCTCGCGGACGGGCACGACGTGGTCTGCTTCGAGAAACACCAGGATCTCGGCGGCATCTGGAACCCGGCGTCCGGCGGCGCGTACGCCGGGGTCCGGATGCAGAGCTCCCGCATGAGCATGCCGTTCTCCGACCACCCGCCCGCCTTCGCCGCCGACTTCCCGACCCAGGCCGAGGTACAGGCGTACCTCCACGCCTACGCCACCGAGTTCGCCCTCCTCGACGTCATCCGCTTCGGCCGCGAGGTCGTCGAGGTGACGAAGGAGAACGGCCGCTGGCGCGTGACCACACGGGCTGCGGGAGGGCCCGTGTGGACGGGTGCCTCCGGCGGACGGGACGGGGACGAGGCCGGCGGGACCGGGGCGGCCGACGGGGCCAGGGCTGACGGGGACGGGGTTGGCGGGACCGGCGTCCTCCCCACCTCTCTGGCCCACGCTTCCGGCGGACCGGACGGGGCCAGCGGGGCCAGCGGGGCCAGCGGGGCCAGCGGGGCCAGCGGGAAAGGTGTACCGGCCGACGGGGGAGCTGCGCCGACCGGCGCCTACGGCTCGACCGGGCTCGGGACTTCTCCGGACGTCGACGGCTCCGGCCGGGCCGGGGTGAGCGGCGGGGTCGGCAGGGCTGACGCGGCCGGCGGAGCCGCCGGGGCCGGGGGCTCGACCGGCATCGGAATCCCCTCCGGCCTCGACGGCTCCGGTAACCCGACCGGCCTCGGTGGCTCGGGCGGCTCGTCAGCCCTCGGTGCTCGCCCCCGCCTCAGCGGGACCACCGACTCGAACGGGCCCGGGGGAGGCCCCGGCTCCAGCGGTACCGGTGTCTCGGCCGCGTTCAAGGGCTCCCCCGGCCCCGTGGGCTCCGGCACCCCCGTCGGCTCCGGCGCCCCTGTCGGCTCCGACACCCCCGTCGACTCCGACACCCCCGTCGGCTCCGGGGCCTCCCCCGGCTCCGCCCGCTCTGGCGCCCCCGGCGCCCCCGTCGGCTCCGACGCCCCCATCGACCCCGACGGCTCCGGGCCCGTCACCCCCTCCGTCGGCTTCGGTGAAACGTTTCGAAGCACGGGGGACCAGCACCAGCAACCCTCTTCCCTCCCCGCCCATCTCCCTCCGCAGCCCAATCCCGAGCACGGGGAGCTGTTCGACGCCGTGCTCGTGGCGAACGGGGAGTTGTGGCGGCCTCGGCTCCCGGACGGTGGCCTCCCCGCGGCCGGGAGTGGTGTCCGCGTCCTCACGTCGCCGGAGTACCGGGGGCCCGAGACCTTCACGGGGAAACGGGTCCTGGTGGTCGGGGGCGGGGTGAGCGGCGCGGACATCGCGGCTGATCTGGCCGCGCACGCCGTGAAGGTGGACTGGTCGGTGCGGCGGCGGCAGTTGTTCCTGCCCCGGGACATCGGTGGGGCCTACAACGACGCCCTGTTCTCGTACGCGGGCCGGGTCGCCGTGGAGGAGATCCCGTACGACCAGTACCTCTCCTGGCTGACGGAGTGGATGCCCGAGTACATGGCCCAGTACGAGGCGACGGGCCTCCTTCCGAGGGACGGGTATCACGGGGCCGTCCACGTCAACGAGAAGATCGTCCCGGCGGTCTACGACGGAGGAGTTACGCCGGTCGCGGCGTTCGGGAGCTTCGCCGAGGACGGCGATGTCATCCTCGCGGACGACACCCGCAAGCGCTACGACGCCGTGATCCTGTGTCTGGGCTACGAGGCCCCCGACTACGGCTTCCTGCCCGGCCTGCGCCGCGAGGACCTGTACGAGCACCACTTCTGGCGCCACGACCCGACGCTGGCGATCGTCAACACCCCCGTGGACACCGAGGCGTTCGGCACGGCGTGCCCGTACTTCGAGGCGATCGGCGGCTGGGTGCTGAGCGTCCTCGGCGGCAAGACGACGATCCCCGGCCCCGAGGAACGCGCGCGGTGGTGCGCCGAGCACATGGGCGCGCTCACCGACCGCCGCTACCTGGACTGCTGGCTGGAGACGATCCGCCTCGGAATCCTCAGCGGCGCCCTCCCGGACCCGGCGGTCCGCTTCCGCGACTACTGGACCCTGGTCTCCAGCCAGGTCGACCCCGCCAACCTCCGCCCCGGCACCCCGAGTTCGATCCCGGCCGTCCACGACGACCGCTTCGACCTGGACGCCGTCCGCCACCGCGTCCTCGCCGCCCTGCCGCCCGCGACACGCGAACGCCTGCTGGCGGACGGCGAGATAGACCGGGCCGACTTCGACGCGGCGGCCGCCATACCCGAACACCTCGCCCTGCACCCCTCGTTGCCGTACCGCCAGCGGGAGTCGGGGAGCGCCGCGTGAGCGCCGGCACCGTCGAGGGCGCGTCGGCGAAGGGCGGACGCTGGCGCCTGGTCACCGACCCGGCCGTCCGCAACCTGATCGCGGCGACGGGCGCGGTCGGCATCGCGGGCGCCTTCCTCGTCCCCACCACCAGCCTCTTCCTGACCGAGGCGGTCGCGGCGACGCCCCTGATGGTCGGCCTGTTCTTCGCGGCCCGCTCGATCGCGGAGATCGGCACGGACGTCGTCGTCGGCGCCGTCTCCGACCGCCTGAAGGACCGCCGCGCGATCCTCGTCCTGACGGCACTCCTGAACGCGTCCGGCGCCCTGTGCTACACGTTCCTGCGGGACTACACGCTCCTGCTGATCACCGGCATGATCCTGTTCGGCCTGGGCGGCGCCTGCTTCGGCCAACTCTTCGCTTACACCAGGGAGTTGGCGGACGACAGGGGCGTCGACGCCCCGTTCTTCAACGGGTTCCTGCGCTCGGTGACCTCGCTGGCCTGGGTGATCGGCCCGCCGCTCGCCTTCTGGATCGTCGCCCAGTGGTCGTTCGCGGTGCTGTACGGGGCGACGGCCGCGCTGTCGCTGGTCGCGGCGGTGCTGTGCCGCTGGGGCCTGCCGTACCCGCGCCCGGCGCAGGAGTCGGCCGGCGAGGAGCAACTGCCGGGCCTGCGCGGCATGTTCGCCGGTGTCGGCCCGCGCACGCTGCTGGTCCTCGGCTCCGTCGTCCTGCTGCTCGGCGCAAACGCGATGTACCAGATCAACCTGCCGCTCTACATCACCGACGACCTCGGTATGAGCGGCCAGTTCGCGGGCCTGCTGCTCGGCGTGAGCGCCGCACTGGAGATCCCGCTGATGGTGATGGTCGGCGTGTGGGCGGACCGGCTCGGCAAGCGGCGGCTGCTGATCGCGGCGACGGTGTGCGCGACGGCGTTCTTCGCGCTGCTGCCGATCGCCGACACCAACCGGGTCGCGCTGGTGGCGCTCCAGCCCCTCAACTCGGCCTGGGCGGCAGTGGCGTTGAACATCCCCGTCGTAATGCTCCAGGACAGCCTGCCGGGCCGCTTCGGCACCGCGTCCGCGCTGTACTCCAGCGCCTTCAAGGCGGGGATGTTCCTGGGCGGCCTCGCGGTCGGCACGGTCGCGACCTGGACGGGCTACACGCAGGTCTTCTGGGTCTGCGCCGGACTCACCGCGCTGGCCGGGGTGTTGGTGCTGCCGCTGCGGACGCAGGACACGGACCCACCGCTGCCGAAGCACGAACCGGCGGACGCCGCGGCGGACTTGGCCGACTCGCCCTCCCCGAAAGTCTCCCCCGACTCCCCCACCTCCCTCAACTCCCCTTCCCCGCAAGCCTCCGAAGACTCCGCACACTCCGCCACACCCCCCGCCCGTCCCGCTGAAGGGAGCCCCGAGTGACCACGACGTCACCCGCCTGCACGGTCGTCATCCCGACCTACAACCGCGCCGAACTCCTCGCCCACACCCTCGACTCCCTGGTCCGCCAGCGCCTGGACGACACGTTCGAGGTGGTCGTCGCCGACGACGGCTCCTCGGACGACACCGCCGAGGTCGTCGCCGGCTACCGCGACCGCCTCGACGTGCACTACGTCTTCCAGGAGGACGAGGGCTACCGCGCGGCGAAGGCCCGCAACCTGGGGCTGGCGAAGGCGCGCGGCGCGGTGACGGTGTTCGTCGACTCCGGGGTGATCCTCCAATCCGGCGCGCTGGCGGCCCACTTGGACGCGCACCGCGCCGCCGAGGGGCCGACGGCGGTCGTCGGCTACGTCTTCTGCTTCAACGAGGGCAACGAGGACGGCGAGGAGATCCTGAAGTCCCTGGACTTCGCCGACCCGGACGCCTCCTTCGCCGAATTCACCGCCGAGAAGCGCTGGTTGGACATCCGCGAGGACTACTACGACCGCTACGGCGAGGACCTGGACGCGCTGACCGCGCCCTGGCTGATGTGGTGGACGTGCAACTCCTCGGTGGACACCGCCCTGTTGAGGGAGGTCGGCGGCTACGACGAGGCGTACCGGCAGTGGGGCGCGGAGGACGTCGACGTCAGCTACCGGCTGCGGACGGCGGGCTGCCGGTTCGTGCTGCGCCGCGACGCGACCGCGCTGCACGTCCCGCACCCGAAGGACTACGAGTCCAACATGCGCTCGGCGGCCGTCAACTACCGCTATTTCGCGGCCAAGTACGACACCCCGGTGGCGCACCTTGTGGTGAACACGCACTTCCACGAGATC encodes:
- a CDS encoding radical SAM protein, which codes for MERNLDLVGKLYQRSIHPSVRQVASGKRLSSPLVVDLDPTTVCDLACPECISSQVLHHGQIGQDRIVKLAHELAESDVRAVILIGGGEPLLHRAIGQIIEVLHEAGIKLGLVTNGTQINRHLDRLAECLSWVRVSIDAGSADTYQLFRPSRGKRSAFPQVIENMRQLAERKRGRLGYSFLLMQRFDDDGKVTESNYDEVYRAGVLAREIGCDYFEVKAMLDMDHYTVNQRAEDVEAVEDQIKRLRELESDTFHVLHSSNWQAVRRDTDPVQPKDYHHCSIAELRTTVTPTGVFVCPYHRGNPKGRIGDISQTGFAELWASADTSVIDPSQDCQFVCARHGSNLEIAHIGRRPASEGDGPDGLIDDFDPFI
- a CDS encoding glycosyltransferase, translated to MTTTSPACTVVIPTYNRAELLAHTLDSLVRQRLDDTFEVVVADDGSSDDTAEVVAGYRDRLDVHYVFQEDEGYRAAKARNLGLAKARGAVTVFVDSGVILQSGALAAHLDAHRAAEGPTAVVGYVFCFNEGNEDGEEILKSLDFADPDASFAEFTAEKRWLDIREDYYDRYGEDLDALTAPWLMWWTCNSSVDTALLREVGGYDEAYRQWGAEDVDVSYRLRTAGCRFVLRRDATALHVPHPKDYESNMRSAAVNYRYFAAKYDTPVAHLVVNTHFHEIEDVLRSRGLAPGEPTEHLGTIVRPIDQMDAERAAAAGGER
- a CDS encoding sugar efflux transporter; this encodes MSAGTVEGASAKGGRWRLVTDPAVRNLIAATGAVGIAGAFLVPTTSLFLTEAVAATPLMVGLFFAARSIAEIGTDVVVGAVSDRLKDRRAILVLTALLNASGALCYTFLRDYTLLLITGMILFGLGGACFGQLFAYTRELADDRGVDAPFFNGFLRSVTSLAWVIGPPLAFWIVAQWSFAVLYGATAALSLVAAVLCRWGLPYPRPAQESAGEEQLPGLRGMFAGVGPRTLLVLGSVVLLLGANAMYQINLPLYITDDLGMSGQFAGLLLGVSAALEIPLMVMVGVWADRLGKRRLLIAATVCATAFFALLPIADTNRVALVALQPLNSAWAAVALNIPVVMLQDSLPGRFGTASALYSSAFKAGMFLGGLAVGTVATWTGYTQVFWVCAGLTALAGVLVLPLRTQDTDPPLPKHEPADAAADLADSPSPKVSPDSPTSLNSPSPQASEDSAHSATPPARPAEGSPE
- a CDS encoding NAD(P)-binding protein encodes the protein MRLAVIGAGPAGLTCVKQALADGHDVVCFEKHQDLGGIWNPASGGAYAGVRMQSSRMSMPFSDHPPAFAADFPTQAEVQAYLHAYATEFALLDVIRFGREVVEVTKENGRWRVTTRAAGGPVWTGASGGRDGDEAGGTGAADGARADGDGVGGTGVLPTSLAHASGGPDGASGASGASGASGASGKGVPADGGAAPTGAYGSTGLGTSPDVDGSGRAGVSGGVGRADAAGGAAGAGGSTGIGIPSGLDGSGNPTGLGGSGGSSALGARPRLSGTTDSNGPGGGPGSSGTGVSAAFKGSPGPVGSGTPVGSGAPVGSDTPVDSDTPVGSGASPGSARSGAPGAPVGSDAPIDPDGSGPVTPSVGFGETFRSTGDQHQQPSSLPAHLPPQPNPEHGELFDAVLVANGELWRPRLPDGGLPAAGSGVRVLTSPEYRGPETFTGKRVLVVGGGVSGADIAADLAAHAVKVDWSVRRRQLFLPRDIGGAYNDALFSYAGRVAVEEIPYDQYLSWLTEWMPEYMAQYEATGLLPRDGYHGAVHVNEKIVPAVYDGGVTPVAAFGSFAEDGDVILADDTRKRYDAVILCLGYEAPDYGFLPGLRREDLYEHHFWRHDPTLAIVNTPVDTEAFGTACPYFEAIGGWVLSVLGGKTTIPGPEERARWCAEHMGALTDRRYLDCWLETIRLGILSGALPDPAVRFRDYWTLVSSQVDPANLRPGTPSSIPAVHDDRFDLDAVRHRVLAALPPATRERLLADGEIDRADFDAAAAIPEHLALHPSLPYRQRESGSAA
- a CDS encoding GH1 family beta-glucosidase; this encodes MTATSAEPVGSEAVRGLPADFVWGAATAAYQIEGAVAEDGRLPSVWDTFSHTPGKVAAGDTGDVACDHYHRVPEDVALLSQLGLDAYRFSVAWPRIQPGGSGPVNAAGVAFYDRLVDELLAKGITPWATLYHWDLPQGLEDAGGWPERETAYRFAEYAGMVAGALGDRVKHWITLNEPFCSAMLGYYFGTHAPGRTSFPDFTKAAHHLLLGHGLAVEQVRAAVPDAQVGITLNPVLAHPASDAPEDVEAARRADAVGARLYLDPVLLGRYPADLLTDLAREEAQLPVQEGDLKTIAQPLDFLGVNYYFRDVVRASDEPHGYEGVPQTDRPSTAMPWEIYPEGLTALLTRLGREYPGVPFYITENGAAFDDSGSPVDGTGRILDTERTAYLADHLAAIGDARAAGVDVRGYFCWSLMDNFEWAYGYEKRFGLVHVDYETQRRTPKASALWFRDAARACREQ
- a CDS encoding M18 family aminopeptidase; the encoded protein is MTLPTRFDRGHTDDLQSFLMASPTPYHAVATAADRLEKAGFQQLAETEAWDGTSGGKYVLRGGAIVAWYVPEGAGAHTPFRIVGAHTDSPNLRVKPLPDLGAHGWRQVAVEIYGGPLLNSWLDRDLGIAGRLTLRDGSTRLVNVGRPLLRVPQLAIHLDRSVSADGLKLDKQRHLQPVWGLGDTHEGDLIAFLEEEAGLVPGEVTGWDLMTHAVEAPAYLGRDEELLAGPRMDNLLSVHAATAALAAVATHVGDELPYVPVFVAFDHEENGSQSDTGADGPLLGGVLERSVFARGGTYEDRARAFAGTVCLSSDTGHAVHPNYAERHDPTHHPRVNGGPILKVNVNNRYATDGSGRAVFAAACEKADVPFQSFVSNNSMPCGTTIGPITAARHGIQTVDIGAAILSMHSVRELCGADDPFLLANALAAFLEG